A DNA window from Vigna unguiculata cultivar IT97K-499-35 chromosome 10, ASM411807v1, whole genome shotgun sequence contains the following coding sequences:
- the LOC114165746 gene encoding auxin-responsive protein SAUR32 → MGMGEKSPRSFQLHHRDGKKQDFRGVPKGCMAIKVGQGEEQQRFVVPVMYINHPLFMQLLKEAEEEYGFDQKGTITIPCHVEEFRNVRGLIDRDKSLHHHHHNHVGCFGF, encoded by the coding sequence ATGGGCATGGGGGAGAAGAGTCCGAGGAGTTTCCAATTGCACCATCGTGATGGGAAGAAGCAGGATTTCAGAGGGGTGCCAAAAGGGTGCATGGCGATCAAAGTTGGTCAAGGAGAAGAGCAACAAAGGTTCGTGGTTCCTGTGATGTACATCAACCACCCTCTCTTCATGCAGCTTCTGAAGGAGGCAGAGGAAGAATACGGTTTCGACCAGAAGGGAACCATAACCATCCCTTGCCATGTTGAGGAATTCAGAAACGTTCGAGGCTTGATTGATAGGGACAAGTcccttcaccaccaccaccacaaccatgtTGGTTGCTTTGGCTTCTGA